Proteins from a genomic interval of Pecten maximus chromosome 13, xPecMax1.1, whole genome shotgun sequence:
- the LOC117340220 gene encoding putative nuclease HARBI1: protein MASNAITALVISIIDDLLDLDDEVDDDFNVAMAFTKLRRDSPKVFGFVEDVVPQYCDRDFRRDFRISRNTFERLSVELTPQIEYRERSDGKEGLSVRKQILIYLWYISNQDSMREISRLFGTSPSTVHRCVRRVSEALSNIRHKIIQWPDFEGQTLISEAIEDKVGIPNVIGFIDGTHIRLTKVPSNDTDYVNRKGYPSIVLQLIVDDSLLIRDCYVGWPGSTHDARVYRNSPIYHALQRGHIIEGNNFIIGDGAYPLSRFLMTPFRDCGRLTAAQKHYNRTVSSIRQTVERAIGHIKGRFRRLRDVYCEDIEDVCHLIVSACVLHNVCVLCDDGVADYLDGNMANNIVNNYPPVFPNTTAGINKRNQLVQLLSS, encoded by the exons ATGGCGTCCAATGCTATCACAGCTCTTGTCATAAGCATTATTGACGATTTACTCGATCTGGACGATGAGGTTGACGATGATTTCAACGTGGCTATGGCATTTACGAAGCTACGAAGGGATTCACCGAAGGTTTTTGGGTTTGTAGAGGATGTAGTGCCACAATACTGCGATAGAGACTTTCGACGAGATTTTCGCATTAGCAGGAATACATTTGAAAGATTATCAGTTGAACTAACGCCACAAATTGAATACAGAGAAAGGTCTGATGGTAAAGAAGGTCTTTCTGTCAGAAAGCAGATACTGATTTATTTGTGGTACATTAGCAACCAAGACAGCATGCGCGAAATTAGTAGGCTATTTGGAACCTCGCCATCAACAGTACACCGGTGTGTAAGGAGAGTGTCGGAAGCCTTGAGCAACATTCGTCACAAGATTATTCAGTGGCCAGATTTTGAGGGACAAACGTTGATATCTGAAGCAATTGAAGATAAAGTCGGCATTCCAAACGTCATAGGATTTATAGATGGCACCCACATAAGGCTGACGAAAGTACCAAGTAACGACACAGATTATGTTAATCGAAAAGGGTATCCTTCAATCGTCTTGCAGCTGATCGTAGATGATAGCCTCCTAATAAGAGATTGCTATGTGGGCTGGCCAGGATCGACGCATGACGCACGGGTTTATCGCAACTCGCCAATATACCATGCACTGCAGAGAGGTCATATCATTGAAGGAAACAACTTCATAATAG GTGATGGCGCATACCCCCTGTCCAGGTTTTTGATGACACCTTTCAGAGATTGTGGAAGATTAACTGCTGCCCAGAAACATTACAACCGTACAGTGTCGTCGATCAGACAAACAGTTGAACGAGCAATAGGACATATCAAAGGAAGGTTTCGTAGACTGCGAGATGTATACTGTGAAGATATCGAAGATGTCTGTCATTTAATTGTATCAGCTTGTGTATTGCACAATGTGTGTGTGCTGTGTGATGATGGTGTAGCAGACTACCTTGATGGTAATATGGCAAACAATATTGTGAATAACTATCCTCCTGTATTTCCAAACACCACTGCAGGTATTAACAAGAGGAACCAACTTGTCCAGTTATTGTCTTCTTAG